A genomic segment from Nocardiopsis sp. Huas11 encodes:
- a CDS encoding helix-turn-helix domain-containing protein — MSTEKQDQLAAVGPRLRQLRHHHGLTLADLSQRTGINESTLSRLEGGERKPTLELLLPLAEVYAVPLDELVGAPRTGDPRIHLKPVTRDGMTFVPLSRPGGVQAHKLLIPPRPEAEPRLKTHEGFEWVYVLAGRLRLLLGEETVVLKPGEAAEFDTHVPHWLGPDDERTVELLVLFGRQGERAHLRARTT, encoded by the coding sequence ATGAGCACAGAGAAGCAGGACCAACTGGCCGCGGTCGGACCCCGGCTGCGGCAGCTGCGCCACCACCACGGCCTGACGCTGGCCGACCTGTCCCAGCGCACCGGGATCAACGAGAGCACGCTCTCCCGTCTGGAAGGGGGAGAGCGCAAACCGACCCTGGAGTTGCTGCTGCCGCTCGCCGAGGTCTACGCCGTGCCCCTGGACGAGCTGGTCGGCGCGCCCCGCACCGGGGACCCGCGCATCCACCTCAAGCCGGTCACCCGCGACGGCATGACCTTCGTGCCGCTCAGCCGGCCCGGCGGCGTCCAGGCCCACAAACTCCTCATCCCGCCCCGGCCCGAGGCCGAACCGCGGCTGAAGACCCACGAGGGCTTCGAATGGGTCTACGTGCTCGCCGGTCGGCTGCGCCTGCTGCTGGGTGAGGAGACCGTGGTCCTCAAGCCCGGAGAGGCCGCCGAGTTCGACACCCACGTGCCGCACTGGCTCGGTCCCGACGACGAGCGGACCGTGGAGCTCCTCGTTCTGTTCGGACGCCAGGGGGAACGGGCCCACCTCAGGGCGCGCACCACCTGA
- a CDS encoding class I SAM-dependent methyltransferase, translating into MDRATDRHEAVSQPTDPAQANDYDAFAEAYAAENENSVQNAYYERPAMLALAGDVAGRRILDAGCGAGPLSAALRERGADVTGIDARAGMLELARRRLGEDTDLRVVDLNDPLPFADGVFDDVVASLVLHYLRDWGPTLGEIRRVLRPGGRLIASVQHPFADYLIQDPRPDYFATTEYSDEFTFDGRPAVLTFWRRPLHAMTDAFTAAGFRLSVISEPQPDPAARALFPDDFHGLSTRLGFLFFVVEAP; encoded by the coding sequence ATGGACCGAGCAACCGACCGGCACGAGGCCGTCTCCCAGCCCACTGATCCGGCCCAGGCCAACGACTATGACGCCTTCGCCGAAGCGTACGCGGCGGAAAACGAGAACAGCGTCCAGAACGCCTACTACGAGCGGCCCGCGATGCTGGCTCTGGCCGGGGACGTGGCCGGCCGCCGGATCCTGGACGCCGGCTGTGGCGCCGGCCCCCTGTCCGCCGCTCTGCGCGAGCGCGGCGCCGACGTCACCGGCATCGACGCCAGAGCCGGGATGCTGGAGCTGGCCAGGCGGCGGCTCGGTGAGGACACGGACCTGCGGGTGGTCGACCTGAACGACCCCCTCCCCTTCGCCGACGGTGTGTTCGACGACGTGGTCGCGTCGTTGGTCCTGCACTACCTGCGGGACTGGGGACCGACGCTGGGCGAGATACGGCGCGTGCTCAGGCCCGGCGGCCGACTGATCGCTTCGGTGCAGCACCCGTTCGCGGACTACCTGATCCAGGACCCGCGGCCGGACTACTTCGCGACCACCGAATACTCCGACGAGTTCACGTTCGACGGGCGGCCCGCCGTGCTGACGTTCTGGCGCCGGCCGCTGCACGCGATGACCGATGCCTTCACCGCCGCCGGTTTCCGCCTCTCCGTCATCAGTGAGCCGCAGCCCGATCCGGCCGCCCGTGCGTTGTTCCCCGACGACTTCCATGGCCTGTCCACCCGATTGGGCTTCCTGTTCTTCGTCGTCGAAGCGCC